The following are from one region of the Centroberyx gerrardi isolate f3 chromosome 16, fCenGer3.hap1.cur.20231027, whole genome shotgun sequence genome:
- the gpr101 gene encoding LOW QUALITY PROTEIN: putative G-protein coupled receptor 101 (The sequence of the model RefSeq protein was modified relative to this genomic sequence to represent the inferred CDS: substituted 1 base at 1 genomic stop codon) has protein sequence MPSSQAPGVSNNFSDVPWDPGFTSSSHDPVWASTVNSVVKMVLISLIVCVSLFGNVVVLLVFQRKPQLLHVANRFVLNLLLADLLQTILVMPFAIAATVPGVWPLDARLCQALVVLMHLFAFAGVNTIIVVSVDRYLAIIHPLSYPTRMTPHLGTNLIICTWVFSLLQSTPPLYGWGAIDFDRRHNVCSVVWSSSLSYSAVVSTFSFWLPVLIMLGCYWMVFRAARRQNALVHPIQTQSHSQPHPQDFPAPCPSSPQRQPPQAQPPDGPFSAGAYPVRVRHRRFHYHCKAARVVFVIMASYILSMGPYSIINTVSMSSSAAVPPWLSSLALVLFFLQCCLHPYIYGYMHRSVRKEFLALLCGPFCKQGRPSQSSAVESCFTATDGRSGAHAHLPSLAARVFPLRTWEECTASSSPTLDRKSRDSRKETTSTSLSSEKELTVHSKXSTQTALGTHWVV, from the coding sequence ATGCCCAGCTCTCAGGCGCCCGGTGTGAGCAATAATTTCAGCGATGTGCCCTGGGACCCTGGCTTCACCAGCTCCAGCCATGATCCAGTCTGGGCCTCCACTGTTAACAGCGTGGTGAAGATGGTGCTGATAtctctcattgtgtgtgtgtccctgtttgGGAATGTGGTCGTTCTGCTGGTGTTCCAGAGGAAGCCTCAGCTCCTTCACGTGGCCAACCGCTTTGTTCTCAACCTCCTCTTGGCGGACCTCCTCCAGACCATATTAGTTATGCCCTTTGCCATCGCGGCCACTGTGCCAGGCGTGTGGCCTCTGGATGCTCGACTGTGCCAGGCCCTGGTGGTGCTCATGCACCTTTTTGCATTTGCGGGGGTCAACACCATTATAGTTGTGTCCGTGGATCGCTATCTGGCCATCATCCACCCTCTGTCCTATCCCACTCGCATGACCCCTCACCTGGGCACCAACCTGATCATCTGCACCTGGGTGTTCAGCCTTCTGCAGAGCACGCCTCCGCTCTACGGCTGGGGGGCCATTGACTTTGACCGGCGTCACAATGTGTGCTCAGTGGTGTGGTCCTCCAGCCTGTCCTACTCTGCTGTGGTGTCAACCTTCTCCTTCTGGCTGCCTGTGCTCATCATGCTAGGATGCTACTGGATGGTGTTCAGGGCCGCTCGGAGGCAGAATGCCCTTGTGCACCCCATTCAGACCCAATCCCACTCCCAGCCCCACCCGCAGGACTTCCCGGCACCCTGTCCCAGCAGCCCCCAGCGGCAGCCCCCGCAGGCTCAACCACCTGACGGCCCTTTCTCAGCTGGGGCGTACCCTGTCCGAGTCCGGCATAGACGCTTCCACTACCACTGCAAGGCAGCTCGGGTGGTTTTTGTGATCATGGCCTCATATATCCTGAGCATGGGACCATACAGCATAATAAATACTGTATCTATGAGCTCCAGTGCAGCTGTGCCCCCCTGGTTGTCCTCCCTGGCCCTCGTGCTCTTCTTCTTGCAGTGCTGCCTACACCCCTACATCTATGGTTACATGCATCGCAGTGTGAGGAAGGAGTTCCTGGCTTTGCTATGTGGGCCATTCTGCAAGCAGGGGCGTCCCAGCCAGAGCTCCGCTGTGGAGAGCTGCTTCACCGCCACTGACGGACGCTCTGGCGCCCACGCGCACCTGCCCAGCCTGGCTGCACGTGTCTTCCCTTTGCGCACCTGGGAGGAGTgcaccgcctcctcctctcccaccttgGACAGGAAGTCGAGGGACAGCCGTAAAGAGACCACCTCCACCAGCCTCAGCTCTGAGAAGGAGCTCACAGTCCACAGCAAGTGAAGCACACAAACTGCCTTGGGGACTCACTGGGTGGTTTGA